The sequence below is a genomic window from Curtobacterium sp. MCPF17_002.
CGGCGGCGGGAGCGCGGGTCCCGAGGTGAGCCGGGCGAGCAGGACGGCGCCGATGAGCAGCCAGAACAGGATGCCGGCGGCGAAGAACCCGAGCGCGAGTGTCCGGTGGCCGATGACCGCGAAGGACTGCGCGGTGAGGAGCGAGGCCGCCACCGTCGGCAGCAGGTACCCGCCGTGCAGCGTGCCCGGTTCCCGTGGTTCGGTGAGCAGCGACGCGACGAACCAGGCGCCGAACGCGGTCGAGACGGCGGCGGTGGTCCACACCCCGACGGCACCGACGACCGGCAGCCACCCGGCCAGGTGTGCGCTGAGCAAGGACCCGACAGCGGGGACGAGCGCCGCGAAGGGCCCGAACACGGGGTGCCGGAGGTCGGCGCGGACGGCGCCGAGGCCGCCCGCGCCGACGAGGTACCGCACGATCGTGAGCACCCACACGAGCGCGGCGATGCCCCAGAGCACCTCGCCGACCACCGCGGGGGCGTGGAGTTCGGTGCCGGCCGCGGTCCAGGTACCGGCGATGCCGGCCGTCCCGAACGCGATGCCGAAGGTGTTCAGGGCGAGTCTCGGACGGGCCGTGCGGCCGTTGCTGTCCATGGGTGCCTCCTCGGGCGTGTGTCCGAGGAACCAAACCACCCAGGGCGGTTATTCCCGGTGCTGCTCCTCGACCTCGCGCCCGAGTTTCTGCCGCAGGTCCTGCGGGATGAGCTCGATGAGCTGGTCGGGACGCACCGGCAGGTCCAGCAGGCTGAGCTTCACCCGACCGGTCCGTCCGTGCCGCTCGGCGTCGAGCCGCACGACGCTGCCGGCGTCCTTCCGGAGCCGGACGTCGATCTGCGCCCCGGTGGCGACCTCGCCGACGACGAGTCCGTCGACCTCGAGCGCGGCGCTCCTGGTGCCCTCGGCGATGTCGAAGCGGTAGCGCTCACGAGCGGCGAGCACCACGGCGCGGTCGATCCCGGCCATCGGTGCGACCGGGGTCACGACGGAGCCGGACAGTGCGGGGGAGAGCACGGGACCGCCGGCGGCGTAGTTGTACGCGGTGGACCCGGCGGGGGTGGCGGCGACGATGGCGTCCGCGCGGTAGTAGCCGTAGCCGAGTCCGCCGACGCTGAGGTCCGCCGACACCTGCCCGGCACCGGGCCGTCGCACGATCGTGAGGTCGTTGAACGCGAGGTAGTCCGTGCGGGCGCCGCTCCAGAAGAGGCGGGCCTCGAGGGCGTGGTGCGGCTCGAGCTGGTACTGCCCGGCGGAGAGGCGTTCGAGTGCTGCTTCGAGCTCGGGTGGCTCGATCTCCACGAGGAACCCGACGTTGCCGTAGTTGACGCCGAGCACCGGTACCGGCCGCTTCGCCACGAGCCGCATGGCGCCGAGCATCGTGCCGTCGCCACCGAGCGCGACGACGAGGTCGACCTCTTCGGTGAAGTCCTCGTCCCCGATCACGTCGACGCCCCCACCGATGCGCTGGGCGTCGGCGCGCCGGGCGACGAGTCGCCCCCGCCCGGAGGCATTCCAGCGCTGCAGGGTGCGGACGGACTCCTGCACGTTCTTGGTCGGGTGGACGACGAGGCCGACGACGGGCTGCTCCATGCCCGAATCGTACCGATCCGTCCCCGGACGCCCCTGGCCCTCCCGACAGATGTGAGATATTCTGCATGTATGCAGACTGCCTCGCTCTCCGTTCCGGTGCCCACCCTGCGGCACGGCCGCGAGATCGTGCTCCTTGCCGAGCAGGAGTCCCGCGAGACCGGTTTCGGGTTCCTCGACGCCGAGCACCTGCTCCTCGCCGCCGTCACCCTCTGCAACGGGATGCCGCGGTTCCGGCAGGTGCTCGAGACGCACGGCGTCACCCCGGAGCGGGTCCGCGTCGCGAGCAGCGTCTTCGTCGGCGCCCGGACAGCAGCCCCGCACGCCGCTGACCAGGTCGCCTGCACCCCCGCCGCGGCCCGCGTCCTGGCCCGTGCCGCACGCCTCGCCGGCCCCGCGGGACGCGTCCGACCCCACCACGTGGTCCTCGCCGTCCTGGACGGCATCGACGACCCGTTCACGGGCGCCGCCCACGACGTCCTCGACCAGCTCGGCGTCGACCCGCGCCGGTTCCGGCGAGCCCTCCGTCGCGCGGTGCGGCAGGCGTAGTCGACGCACCGCGAGACGGGCCGGGAGGCGCCGTGCCAGCTGGCACCGCGCCTCCCGTCCGCCGTCCGGTCCGGGCCGCCTGCCCGCCCGGCGCAGCGAGGTCACGCCCACGGCGAACAGGGGCAGCCACGGGGCGGAGCGCTGGTTATTCTCGATGTACGTGACCGGATTCACACGAGTCCGGTGCAGCTGTCGGCTCCGTCACAAGGGGCCAAGGGAGAGCACATGTTCGAGAGATTCACCGACCGAGCCCGTCGTGTTGTCGTCCTCGCTCAAGAAGAAGCGAAGATGCTCAACCACAACTACATCGGCACCGAGCACATCCTCCTCGGCCTCATCCACGAGGGCGAGGGCGTCGCCGCGAAGGCGCTGGAGTCGCTCGGCATCTCGCTCGATGCCGTCCGCGAGCAGGTCCAGGACATCATCGGGCAGGGCCAGCAGCAGCCGACCGGGCACATCCCGTTCACGCCGCGCGCCAAGAAGGTGCTCGAGCTGTCCCTGCGCGAGGCGCTGCAGCTCGGCCACAACTACATCGGGACCGAGCACATCCTGCTCGGCCTCATCCGCGAGGGCGAGGGTGTCGCAGCCCAGGTCCTCGTGAAGCTCGGCGCCGACCTCAACCGGGTCCGCCAGCAGGTCATCCAGCTCCTGTCCGGCTACCAGGGCAAGGAAGCGGTCGCCGTCGGCGGCGAGCAGCAGCAGAACGCGCAGCAGGGTTCGCAGGTCCTCGACCAGTTCGGTCGGAACCTCACCCAGGCCGCGCGCGACGGCAAGCTCGACCCCGTCATCGGGCGCGAGAAGGAGATGGAGCGGGTCATGCAGATCCTCTCCCGCCGCTCCAAGAACAACCCCGTCCTGATCGGTGAGCCCGGTGTCGGCAAGACCGCGGTCGTCGAAGGCCTCGCCCAGGCGATCGTCAAGGGCGACGTGCCCGAGACGCTCAAGGACAAGCAGCTCTACTCGCTCGACCTCGGGTCGCTCATCGCCGGGTCCCGCTACCGCGGTGACTTCGAGGAGCGCCTCAAGAAGGTCACGAAGGAGATCCGCACCCGCGGCGACATCATCGTCTTCATCGACGAGATCCACACCCTCGTCGGTGCCGGTGCTGCCGAGGGCGCGATCGACGCCGCGTCGATCCTCAAGCCGCTCCTCGCCCGCGGTGAGCTCCAGACCATCGGTGCCACCACGCTCGACGAGTACCGCAAGCACTTCGAGAAGGACGCCGCACTCGAGCGCCGCTTCCAGTCGGTGCAGGTCAACGAGCCGTCGCTGCCGCACACGATCAACATCCTCAAGGGTCTCCGCGACAAGTACGAGGCGTTCCACAAGGTGTCCATCACCGACGGCGCGATCGTCTCCGCGGCGAACCTGGCGGACCGCTACGTGCAGGACCGCTTCCTGCCGGACAAGGCCATCGACCTGATCGACGAGGCCGGCGCACGCCTCCGCCTGTCGATCCTGTCGGCGCCGCCGGAGCTCCGCGAGTTCGACGAGAAGATCTCGACGGTCCGCGGGCAGAAGGAAGCCGCCATCGAGGAGCAGGACTTCGAGAAGGCCGCGTCGCTCCGTGACGAGGAGAAGAAGCTCCTCGGCGAGCGTCTCCGCCTCGAGAAGCAGTGGCGTGCGGGTGACGTCGCCGCGTCCGGCACCGTCGACGAGGGCATCATCGCCGAGGTCCTGGCACAGGCCACGGGCATCCCGGTCTTCAAGCTCACCGAAGAGGAGACCTCGCGTCTCGTCTTCATGGAGAAGGCCCTGCACCAGCGCGTCATCGGTCAGGAAGAGGCCATCTCGGCCCTCTCCAAGACCATCCGCCGCACCCGCGCCGGCCTCAAGGACCCGAACCGCCCCTCGGGCTCGTTCATCTTCGCCGGCCCCACGGGCGTCGGCAAGACCGAGCTCGCCAAGGCGCTCGCGGAGTTCCTGTTCGACGACGAGGGCGCACTGATCTCCCTCGACATGTCGGAGTTCGGCGAGAAGCACACCGTCTCGCGCCTGTTCGGTGCCCCTCCCGGGTTCGTCGGGTTCGAGGAGGGCGGCCAGCTCACCGAGAAGGTGCGTCGCAAGCCGTTCTCCGTGGTCCTCTTCGACGAGATCGAGAAGGCCCACCCGGACATCTTCAATTCGCTGCTGCAGGTCCTCGAGGAAGGCCGTCTGACCGATGGTCAGGGCCGCGTGGTCGACTTCAAGAACACCGTCATCATCATGACCACGAACCTCGGTTCGCAGGGCATCGCCGGTGGCCCGGTGGGCTTCCAGGTCGAGGGTGACTCGGCCGTCGGCTACGACCGGATGCGTGGCAAGGTCAACGAGGAGCTGAAGAAGCACTTCAAGCCCGAGTTCCTCAACCGCGTCGACGACACGATCGTGTTCCCGCAGCTGTCGCAGCCCGAGCTGCTGCAGATCGTGGACCTCTTCGTGAAGCGTCTGTCGGACCGTCTGCTCGACCGCGACATGACGGTGGAGCTCACGCTCCCCGCCAAGGAGCAGCTCATCAAGGTCGGGTTCGACCCGTCCCTCGGTGCACGCCCGCTCCGCCGCGCGATGCAGCACGAGGTCGAGGACCAGCTGTCCGAGCACATCCTGCAGGGTGAGCTCAACGCCGGCGACCACGTGAAGGTCGACTTCGCCGAGGGCAAGTTCACCTTCGAGACCGGGCGTCAGCCGGGTCGCGAAGAGGTCCTCGCCGGGGCTGCAGCGGTCGAGACCGCTGATGTCCCGCAGGGCGAGATCGAGTCCTAGGACCCGACCACACCTCGAACAGGAGGCGCGGTGCCGGCTGGCACCGCGCCTCCTGTCGTCCCGTGTGCGCGTCGTGTGTCCTTCGGCCCCCTTCCGGGGGTACGGTGAGGACTGCGTGAGGCGTTCCCCCCAACACCTCGCGCACAGCGATCGGCCGGTTCCCCCCAACAGGCCGAGACGCGGCCGGCCCCGGTCTGTTCGCAGACCGGGGCCGTTGCTCGTCCCGGGGCGGTGGTCGTCCGGGCCGGTGCTCGATCGGCGGAGCAGCGTCCGGGGGGTCAACGGGTGATCGTCGCCGCGAAGTCGCGGACGGCGGCGTCCCAGCGCTCCGGGTCCTCGTTCCACTCCAGCGTGTGCGCCGCCGTGCGGAACGCCACGGCTCGGACGTCCTGCCGGCGTGCGAGTGCGGCGACGTCGTCCGACGCGACGAGGACGTCGGCGTCGGAGTGCAGCAGGAGCGTCGGGGTGCTCCGGTCCAGCCAGCGCGTGACACCGATCGGGGTGGGTGCACCGGCGAGCCGTGAGAGGACCGCTGTCGTGGCGATCCGTGCCGCCACGGTGCCGACGATCCGGGGGAGGCGCGCGGCACCCACCGCGCCGCGCAGCGCCGACCGGACGTCGAGGAGCGGCGAGACCCCCACGATGCCGTCGACGGGCTCGCGGCCGGCGGCGACGGAGCACGCGAGCGCTCCCGCCGACCAGCCCTGCAGCACGACGCGCGAGACGCCGCGGGCACGGGCTGCCCGGACCGCGGCGACGATGCGGTCCACCGCGGCGGGGTCGAGCGAGCGCAGCGCGAGGTCGGTGGTGTCGATCACCTCGGACGTCGCCCCGAGTGTCCGCCACACCGCGAGACCCCGGAGCACCTGCCGTGGCCCGAGGGACTGCCCGTGCACGTGCACGACGTGGGTGTCCGCGGCGTCGGGTTCCTCGCCGGGCACGTCCTGCTCGGCGTCGTACAGCATCGCGTCCCACGCCCACTCGCCGACGGGGGCCAGGGCGTCGGTCCTCCGCCGGACGGTGTCGGTGCCGGTGCCGGTGCCGGTGCCGGCGCTCAGGACCTCGCCCACGCGCACGTGGCGGCCGTCGTGCGTGAGCCGGTACGTGCCCGGCAGGCGGGTGTCCCGTGTGGCGACGAACTCGGCCTCGGTCGCCGAGGCGCTCCGCACCGTGGCGGTCGCCGTGTACGGCGTGGGGAACAACAGCCGCCGTGCGACGAAGGCCCCGAGGCCGAGTGTGCCGACCGCGCCCGCCGCGGTACCGATCGTGGCGATGCGTCCGCCGGTCATGTGGTCTCCCTGGTGCGTCCGGTGATGGCTGCCGCAGCGGCGGGGACGTCCTGTCCCGCCTCGCGTGCACGGTCCTCGATCTCGACGGACAGTCGGTGCAACCGGGTCCGCCACTGGCGACGCTGCCAGACGATCGTGAAGTAGAGCCCGTGGTTGCCCGACTGGGTCTCGAGGCGGCGGAGCTCCGGCTCGAGGGCACGGAAGCGCCGACGCGTCCGGCGCCAGTCGCGGAACTCGCGTGCGGCGTCGGGCAGGACCCCACCGGCGGCACCGAGGGCGAGCAGCACCATCGAGGTGAGGAAGACCGGCGCGTAGACCGCCGACAGGACCCCGACGGCACCGGTGACGCCGAACACGTGCACGGCGTCGAGGGCGATCGCGATCACGGCGAGGAGCACCATCGCGGCCGCTCCGACCACGAACAGCCAGTACATCCGGCCGAGGGCGTCGCTCGTGCGGAACCCCCGGACGACGGCGACGGCGGAGCGGCCGATGACGACCGCGATGTACGTCATCTCGACGGCCGAGTACAGGGCCGTGGGCAGCTGGTCGCCGTACTCCGCCATGAACGACGACGTCGGGGTCGGCGCATCGATGAACGAGAACAGCACCACGAGCGCGACGAGGACCGCGACGCAGCCGATGAGCCGGCTCGGACGGAGCAGGTTCGCCGAGCGCGCCGCGGCCTCCACCGACTGCGCGAGTGCGAAGAGTCCGCACACCATCAGGCAGCGGCCGAGCAGGTCGGCGACGTTCGGTTCGTGGGTGACGCCGGCGAGGAACGCGAGGATGTCCGCCTGGTTGATCGTCAGGCCCACCGCGACGAACGCGCAGCACACCATGAGCCAGGTGACGCTCGCCGACTGCGTGCGCACGAGCCACAGCCGGGCGACGAGCACGACGAGGATGCACCAGACCGGGAGCGACCCCCAGACGTGCAGGGTCACCGGAAGATCCCGTGCTGCTGGCCGTCCGGGTCGAGCAGGCCGATCCGGAGTGCGAGCTGGTCGGCGACGAGCTCGACCTCGTGCTCGTGCGGGGTGTCGAGCGACCGGGTGAACGCGGTCCGTCCGGTGAGGAGCCCCGTGTAGGCCTGGTGGTCGCAGCCGCGGTCGTCCATGAAGACGTGTGCGAGCTCGTGCAGGACGCACGCCACCCGGGAGCGTTCGGACAGGTCGGGACGGGTCTCGAGCAGGGCCCGGTCGGTGCGCTGGATGAGGCGCGCCGACAGGTCGCCCGGCAGGTCGGCGGTGCGCACCTCGATCGGCTTGCCGAGTGCCGACTCCGCACGCTCGACGAGCTCCGGCAGCGACAGCCGACGGGGGAGTCCGAGCCGCTGCACCCGACGGCGGGCCTCGGTCTGGCGGCGGAGTGCGCCGAGGCGGTCGCGGTACCCGGTCACGATGCGCCCCCGGACTCGTCGAGGCGCCGCACCTGCTCGGTGAAGTCGCGGATCTCGTCGGCGGAGGCGAACTCCCCGAGCCGGCGGGTGGCGAACGCGACGACCTCGCGCTTGCGGAGTTCGAGCACGAGCTCGAGCTGCGCCTGCACGCGCTCGGGGACGTCGGTGCTCCCCGCGGGGTCGGTCAGGTACTCGGGTGGGACGCCGAAGTACCCGGCCAGGGCGGCGAGCAGGCGCTGGTCCCGCACGGCCGGGCCGTTGCCGCCGAGCATGTAGCCCCAGCGCGGCCGGCTCATCGAGGCGCCCTGCGTCTCGATCTCGGCCGCGATCTCCTTGTACGAGGGACGCTGGCCCGAGTTCGCCTCGACGACGTCCATCAGGAGCTGGAGCTTCCGGGAGAGTTCGCGCCGGTGCGCGTCGTCGTCGTTGTACTCGATCACGTCGTCCCACCCTTTACATCTGTCTCAGACATGATAAAACTGGACCAGCGCAACGGCCAGTCCCGACTACTCTGCCAGGGTCCGGCCCACCCGTCAGGTCGGCATTTCGTGGGGGGATGCCGAATCCGGGTGCGCGATCCGGGCGCTCCGGCCGTGACCAGATGACGGACTGGAGGCGCGGTGCCAGCTGGCACCGCGCCTCCAGTCCGTACCGGGGTTGCGTCCTAGGCCTGGACGTCGCCTCGCCAGCCCGGCTGGGTCGGGGCGTTCTCGACCCGCTCCTTGTAGTTCTGCAGGTCCTTCTTGACGGCGTGGCCGCCGACACCGACTGCGGAGCCGAGCTTCTCGAGGATGCCGGACGGCTCCCAGTCGATCTGCGCGGTCACGCGGGTCTCGCTGTCGGAGAGCTTGTGGAAGGTGACGACACCGGCGTGGTCGGTCTCGCCGTCCTTGACGGTCCAGGCGACCCGCTCGTCGGGGTGCTGCTCGGTGATGACGGCGCGGAACTCGCGCTGCTGGCCGGCGACCTTCACGGTCCAGTCGGTGGTCGTGTCGTCGATCTGCACGATCTTCTCGACCTCGTCGAGGAAGTGCGGGAACTCCTCGAAGCGGGTCCACTGGTCGTAGGCCTGACGGACGGGGACGTTGACGTCGACGGTTTCGATGATCTGAGGCATGGACTGGACGGTAGGCGGCTCGGGCTGGACGGCGTCCAGGCCGGTGTCCCCCGGGGCCGTGGTCTCCGCTGTCGGCGCCTCGCTACCAGGTGAGTGCGTCCAGGTGGTCGTGACCGGACAGCAGGCGGGCGACGCGGTCCCACGACGCCGACCGGACGTCCGCCTCGGGGTGGTGCGCCGCGATCGCCAGCTCGACGTACATGTCGTAGAACTGCAGCCGCTCGCGGAGGTGCTCCCGCTCGAACAACCCGGGGTACGCACCGCGCAGCCATCCCGGCACCTCGGCGAGCGTCGACGGGTCGAGCCCCTGGTGGGCGGGCGTCGGCGGGAACTCCCGCGACCGCGCACACCAGCGCAGGATCGTGTCGAGCTCGGCGTCGGCGGGTTGCGCGACCGCCTCGGCGAAGTCGATGAGCCCGGTGACGCGCCCGTCGTCGACCATCACGTTCGAGCCGTGCAGGTCGCCGTGCACCAGGACCGGGTCGTCGTCGGCGAACAACGGGAGCCGTTCCTCGACCCAGTTCGCGATCTCGGCGAGCAGGCCGGCGTCACGGCCGGGCATCCGACCGGCGGCCTCGACCTGCTGCAGGGTCGCCTGCACGACGGGCGGGTGGTACGCCGGCCACGGAGCGCCCGCGAGCGCGTCGGACAGCCAGGGCGGCAGCAGGTCGGACGGGACGGGGACGCGGTGCAGTGCGCTGAGTGCTGTGCCGAGGCTCTCGATCAGCGACCGCCGCGTCGACTCGTCGGCGGTCGGCCACGCCTCGTGCAGGGTCCGGCCGGGGAGGCGCTCCGAGACGTACCAGGAGCCGTCCGGGCCGTCGCCGTGGGCGATGTGCCGGGCGTGCGGGACGTCACTGCCGCTGAGGAGGTCGACGACGGCGGCCTCGTGGCGGTACGCGTCGCGCGCCGGTCCGTTGCTCAGCCGGACGACGTACTCGTCGCCGACCCAGGCGCGACTGACCCAGCCGCCCTTCGCGGTGAAGCGGCCCGTCGTCGGCAGGCCGGCGGCCGTGAGGCTCCGTCGGAGCAGCGGGCTGCTCGCCGGCTCCTCGCTTCGGGACGTTCCTCCATCGGACACGGAGTGAGCCTCGCACACACGCAGGTCCTGGTGCACTGCGCACTAGGGTGATGGGGATGACTGAGCACGGGAAGCACGCGTTCCACGAACGGGACGACCACGGCATCCTGGTGCGTCCCGCACTCGCCTCCGACGTCCCGCACATCCAACGGCTCATCGCGCCGTACGTCGACCGTCGGATCCTGCTCGGCAAGGAGAACGTCGCGCTCTACGGCTCGATCCAGCAGTTCCGGATCGCCGAGGGACCCGACGGTGTCCCCATCGGGTGCGGCGCGCTCGCCGTGTTCTGGGACGACATCGCCGAGGTCCGCACGCTCGCGCTCGACCCCGAGTGGATCCACAAGCGCGTCGGACACCGGATGCTCGAGGCCCTCGAACACGACGCCCGCGAGCTCGGTGTCGCACGCATCTTCTGCCTCACGTTCGAGGTCGAGTTCTTCGCCAAGCACGGCTACCTCGAGATCGGCGAGCGGGTCGTCTCGCCCGACGTCTACGCCGAACTCGTGCGGTCGTCGGACGAAGGGGTCGCCGAGTTCCTCGACCTCGCCCGGGTCAAGCCGAACACGCTCGGCAACACCCGCATGCTGAAGATCCTCTGACGCTTTCCGGTCCTGCGCGGCGGGGTGGCCTCGTGGTGCGGGCGCCGTTGTCTACCCTGTGCGCATGTCGTCGTTCCGTCACCCCGTCGGGCCCGAGCAGCCGGGCGTCTACTGGCGCCGTCGCGCGACCGTCGTCGGGGTGCTCCTGCTCATCGTGGTCGTCGTCGTGCTCATCGTCGTCGGACGGGGCAGCGGGGCGAGCTCGGCGGAGCCGTCTGCGACCGCGACTGCGTCTGGGGCGTCTGGGGCGTCCGGGTCGTCTGCTGCGTCGTCTGGGGCGTCTGCGTCGTCGGGGGCGTCTGGCTCATCGGCTGCGGCGACGCCCCGTGCGACGCCGTCCGCGTCCGCGTCATCTGCTGCGGGGGCATCGGCCGCTGCCGGGTCGACGTGCTCGAAGGACCAGATCCAGCTCACCCCGGTCATCGACAAGACCGCCTACGGCCCCACCGAGGACCCGAAGATCGCGATGGCGATCAAGAACACCGGGTCGGCGTCGTGCCACATGGACCTCGGATCGTCACAGCAGCTGCTCACCATCAGCTCGGGCGAGGAACAGTACTGGTCGTCGAAGGACTGCCAGACCGGCGGCACCAACCAGGACGTCACGGTGAAGGCCGGACAGACCCTGACCACGCCGGCGATCGAGTGGGACCGCACCCGCTCGTCGACGTCGACGTGCGACTCGTCGCGGCCGTCGGTGACCGGCGGGGGAGCGAGCTACCACCTGCAGGTGGCGGTGGGGAACCTCGAGTCGAAGGACTCGGTGCAGTTCATCCTCGACTAGCCCGGTTCAGCGGAGGCTGGTACCATCACGGCAAGTGGATTGGGAATGCCCGATCGGCGTCGAACCCCCGGTAACCGGGGGTTCTCGCTTTTTCAGGGGTACACCTTCAGGCCCCAACCCGTCTCCGACCCAGCCGGCGACTTCGGCATGCGCTCGAGGATTCGATCCCAGGCGCGGTTCGGCTGCTCCGGTCGCAAGAGATGCGTACCGATCGGCCGGGCGACGAGATCAGCGATCTGCAGACCGGCGCTGTTCGTCTGTTTGCTGGCGATCTTGAAGCGGAACGTCTCCGCCATCCCGCGCATCTTCGTCGTCATCATGATCCGGCCGAACTCCGCCTCGAGTTCACGGTCCTCCATCCGCCCCCGGCTCTCGAACACCACGAAGGTCTCACGCCTCGATGCTCCGCGATCCTGGAGCTGCAGGAAGACCCGCTCGAGCCCGAACTCCAGTGCCACGTGGTACGGGCTCGTGTCCTCGCCGACGCGTCGGAGGAACTCGTGCTTCCGGATCGCGGATGCGATCACACCAAAACGTTCATCGAAGACCGCGTCGATCCGCTCCATGAACCGGCCGCGAACCGCCGCGTTCAGGAGGATGTCGAACGGCGGGGCCGACTGCCGCATCTCGCGCTCATGCAGGACGACCATGTCGTGGTTGAAGAAATCGAACTTGATTCGTTGGACGAGCGGGACGACCCGGTCGACGTACACATCGACAGGGAAGATGCAGAACGCGAGGACGAACATCGGGTAGTCCGGGTTGATGCTCGTGAGACTGTGGTCCCCGCTTTCGTCGACGTAGACGATGTATCCGCTCCGCACAGGTACAACATATCAGCGAATACCAAGAAAATGGGCCCGGCGTCCGGAGGATGACGGGCCTGACATAAAGAACGGCCCCGTCGTCCAGAGGACGACGGGGCCGTTCGAAGCTGAGGTGATCAGCCGATGACGGTGATGTTCTCCGCCTGCGGGCCCTTACGGCCTTCGGTGATCTCGAACTCCACCTTCTGGTTCTCCTCGAGCGACTTGTAGCCGTTGCCACCGATCGCGGAGAAGTGGGCGAAGACGTCAGCGCTGCCGTCGTCCGGCGCAATGAAGCCGAAGCCCTTTTCGTTGTTGAACCACTTGACGGTTCCAGTTGCCATGATGGCGTTCCTTACTTTCTTGCCAGGCGAGGTTTTCACTGCCTGTCTTGCGAAGCGGTACTTGCTACCGCCGATCCAACGACCGATTGTCGTCGAATCGATGCGCCCCGCGGGCATTGGGCCGGCGGAACGGGTTCGGGGCCAGGCGGCCGGGGAAGGCCAGTGACCGATGGCGCTCGAGGTGCAGGGCACCGGAAGAACGATGGACTCCCGCCGAAGCGGTTGGTACCAACTTACAGGGTCCGAGCCACAAGGGAAGACCCGAAGTCGCTGAACGGCCATGAATCTGGTGGACTAGGGCTGATGGCAGACAAGGAACAGCGCTTCCGGAGCGAGCAGCTCGAGGAAGCCCTCGCGAAGCAGGACGTCGCAGCGGTGGCGTTCGCGCTGCGCAACGACATCGTGATCGTCCCCCGGCTCGTCACCGGCAAGAAGGACATGCAGGTGCGGGTGTTCGGGCGCGAAGGCTCCGAGAAGCGCATCCTGCTGCTGTTCTCGTCGGCGGACGCCTACACCGCGATGGTGCCGGACGAGAAGATCCGGCAGGTCATGGTCTACGACGGACCACGGCTCGAGGAGTTCCTCGCGGCGCACGTCGACTCGCTCGAGGGCGTGTTCTTCGACATCGCCGGACCGAACACCATGCAGGCGACGCCCGAGGACCTGTTGGCCGCGTTGCGCGCCTGAGTCGTTCTGCGCGTGTCGGCGCGTCCCGCTCCGCGTGTTTCGGGCTCCACGTGTTTCGGTCAGAAAGCGCGGTCGAGCTCGCGTTCCCGCTCGTTGCT
It includes:
- a CDS encoding C4-dicarboxylate transporter translates to MDSNGRTARPRLALNTFGIAFGTAGIAGTWTAAGTELHAPAVVGEVLWGIAALVWVLTIVRYLVGAGGLGAVRADLRHPVFGPFAALVPAVGSLLSAHLAGWLPVVGAVGVWTTAAVSTAFGAWFVASLLTEPREPGTLHGGYLLPTVAASLLTAQSFAVIGHRTLALGFFAAGILFWLLIGAVLLARLTSGPALPPPLFPTLAILSAPPAVAGNAWWTITGGTWSTVDTVLVGTMVAFLLPHVPLVRRYLRTGFAVGFWAMTFTVAASATYGVRVLTATGLGATGTVLAWVVVAVATLFVGTIAVRSLGLLSARRVPARPAA
- a CDS encoding NAD(+)/NADH kinase, which gives rise to MEQPVVGLVVHPTKNVQESVRTLQRWNASGRGRLVARRADAQRIGGGVDVIGDEDFTEEVDLVVALGGDGTMLGAMRLVAKRPVPVLGVNYGNVGFLVEIEPPELEAALERLSAGQYQLEPHHALEARLFWSGARTDYLAFNDLTIVRRPGAGQVSADLSVGGLGYGYYRADAIVAATPAGSTAYNYAAGGPVLSPALSGSVVTPVAPMAGIDRAVVLAARERYRFDIAEGTRSAALEVDGLVVGEVATGAQIDVRLRKDAGSVVRLDAERHGRTGRVKLSLLDLPVRPDQLIELIPQDLRQKLGREVEEQHRE
- a CDS encoding Clp protease N-terminal domain-containing protein codes for the protein MQTASLSVPVPTLRHGREIVLLAEQESRETGFGFLDAEHLLLAAVTLCNGMPRFRQVLETHGVTPERVRVASSVFVGARTAAPHAADQVACTPAAARVLARAARLAGPAGRVRPHHVVLAVLDGIDDPFTGAAHDVLDQLGVDPRRFRRALRRAVRQA
- a CDS encoding ATP-dependent Clp protease ATP-binding subunit is translated as MFERFTDRARRVVVLAQEEAKMLNHNYIGTEHILLGLIHEGEGVAAKALESLGISLDAVREQVQDIIGQGQQQPTGHIPFTPRAKKVLELSLREALQLGHNYIGTEHILLGLIREGEGVAAQVLVKLGADLNRVRQQVIQLLSGYQGKEAVAVGGEQQQNAQQGSQVLDQFGRNLTQAARDGKLDPVIGREKEMERVMQILSRRSKNNPVLIGEPGVGKTAVVEGLAQAIVKGDVPETLKDKQLYSLDLGSLIAGSRYRGDFEERLKKVTKEIRTRGDIIVFIDEIHTLVGAGAAEGAIDAASILKPLLARGELQTIGATTLDEYRKHFEKDAALERRFQSVQVNEPSLPHTINILKGLRDKYEAFHKVSITDGAIVSAANLADRYVQDRFLPDKAIDLIDEAGARLRLSILSAPPELREFDEKISTVRGQKEAAIEEQDFEKAASLRDEEKKLLGERLRLEKQWRAGDVAASGTVDEGIIAEVLAQATGIPVFKLTEEETSRLVFMEKALHQRVIGQEEAISALSKTIRRTRAGLKDPNRPSGSFIFAGPTGVGKTELAKALAEFLFDDEGALISLDMSEFGEKHTVSRLFGAPPGFVGFEEGGQLTEKVRRKPFSVVLFDEIEKAHPDIFNSLLQVLEEGRLTDGQGRVVDFKNTVIIMTTNLGSQGIAGGPVGFQVEGDSAVGYDRMRGKVNEELKKHFKPEFLNRVDDTIVFPQLSQPELLQIVDLFVKRLSDRLLDRDMTVELTLPAKEQLIKVGFDPSLGARPLRRAMQHEVEDQLSEHILQGELNAGDHVKVDFAEGKFTFETGRQPGREEVLAGAAAVETADVPQGEIES
- a CDS encoding SRPBCC family protein, translating into MPQIIETVDVNVPVRQAYDQWTRFEEFPHFLDEVEKIVQIDDTTTDWTVKVAGQQREFRAVITEQHPDERVAWTVKDGETDHAGVVTFHKLSDSETRVTAQIDWEPSGILEKLGSAVGVGGHAVKKDLQNYKERVENAPTQPGWRGDVQA
- a CDS encoding phosphotransferase; translated protein: MSDGGTSRSEEPASSPLLRRSLTAAGLPTTGRFTAKGGWVSRAWVGDEYVVRLSNGPARDAYRHEAAVVDLLSGSDVPHARHIAHGDGPDGSWYVSERLPGRTLHEAWPTADESTRRSLIESLGTALSALHRVPVPSDLLPPWLSDALAGAPWPAYHPPVVQATLQQVEAAGRMPGRDAGLLAEIANWVEERLPLFADDDPVLVHGDLHGSNVMVDDGRVTGLIDFAEAVAQPADAELDTILRWCARSREFPPTPAHQGLDPSTLAEVPGWLRGAYPGLFEREHLRERLQFYDMYVELAIAAHHPEADVRSASWDRVARLLSGHDHLDALTW
- a CDS encoding amino-acid N-acetyltransferase, whose product is MTEHGKHAFHERDDHGILVRPALASDVPHIQRLIAPYVDRRILLGKENVALYGSIQQFRIAEGPDGVPIGCGALAVFWDDIAEVRTLALDPEWIHKRVGHRMLEALEHDARELGVARIFCLTFEVEFFAKHGYLEIGERVVSPDVYAELVRSSDEGVAEFLDLARVKPNTLGNTRMLKIL
- a CDS encoding DUF3800 domain-containing protein → MRSGYIVYVDESGDHSLTSINPDYPMFVLAFCIFPVDVYVDRVVPLVQRIKFDFFNHDMVVLHEREMRQSAPPFDILLNAAVRGRFMERIDAVFDERFGVIASAIRKHEFLRRVGEDTSPYHVALEFGLERVFLQLQDRGASRRETFVVFESRGRMEDRELEAEFGRIMMTTKMRGMAETFRFKIASKQTNSAGLQIADLVARPIGTHLLRPEQPNRAWDRILERMPKSPAGSETGWGLKVYP